In a single window of the Acetivibrio clariflavus DSM 19732 genome:
- the hisS gene encoding histidine--tRNA ligase: MLIQTPKGTKDILPSEVYKWQYIEKKISELCKSFGYREIRIPVFEYTELFTRSVGDTTDIVQKEMYTFQDKGGRSLTLRPEGTAGVVRSYIENGMASWPMPVKLYYNITAYRQENVQKGRYREFHQFGVECFGSKGPLVDVEIISMVSMFLDKLGIKDVELNINSIGCPNCRGEYNKKLLEYFKPHLDNLCGTCKSRYERNPLRIIDCKEEKCKVYTKDAPALLDNLCEECKEHFEGLKEGLENLGIKYNIDKTIVRGLDYYTKTVFEFVSKNIGAQGTVCGGGRYDGLIKECGGTDTPGIGFAIGLERLLMVMAGQGIEIPNPDPVDVYIATIGEKAQKYAQKLVYRIRQEGFSAETDLMDRSVKAQMKYADKLGAVYSLVIGDNEVESNKAVLKNMLTGETKDISLDTLIERLKM; encoded by the coding sequence ATGTTGATACAAACACCAAAGGGAACTAAGGACATTCTGCCGTCAGAAGTATACAAGTGGCAGTACATAGAAAAAAAGATTTCTGAACTGTGTAAAAGTTTCGGTTATAGGGAAATCCGCATTCCGGTTTTTGAATATACCGAACTCTTTACGAGAAGTGTGGGAGATACTACCGACATTGTTCAGAAGGAAATGTATACTTTTCAGGACAAAGGCGGAAGAAGCCTAACTTTAAGACCTGAGGGTACGGCAGGGGTTGTACGAAGCTATATTGAGAACGGAATGGCATCCTGGCCAATGCCTGTTAAGCTGTATTACAATATTACCGCTTACAGGCAAGAAAATGTGCAAAAGGGAAGATACAGGGAATTTCACCAGTTTGGTGTGGAATGCTTCGGTTCGAAGGGGCCTTTGGTTGACGTTGAAATTATAAGCATGGTGAGCATGTTTTTAGACAAGTTGGGCATAAAAGACGTGGAACTTAATATAAACAGTATAGGGTGTCCGAATTGCAGGGGTGAGTACAACAAAAAGCTGTTGGAGTATTTTAAGCCTCATCTGGACAATTTGTGCGGTACCTGCAAAAGCAGGTATGAACGAAATCCTTTAAGGATCATCGACTGCAAGGAGGAAAAATGCAAGGTATATACAAAGGACGCACCGGCACTTCTCGATAATTTGTGTGAAGAGTGCAAAGAGCATTTTGAAGGTTTGAAAGAGGGACTTGAAAATCTCGGTATCAAATATAACATTGACAAAACTATAGTCAGAGGCCTCGACTATTATACCAAGACAGTGTTTGAGTTTGTGTCGAAAAATATAGGAGCGCAGGGAACTGTGTGCGGCGGCGGAAGATATGACGGGCTGATTAAAGAGTGCGGTGGTACTGATACACCGGGAATTGGTTTTGCCATAGGTTTGGAAAGGCTGCTTATGGTTATGGCGGGCCAGGGAATAGAAATACCGAATCCTGATCCTGTTGATGTTTATATTGCCACCATTGGTGAAAAAGCGCAGAAATATGCCCAGAAACTTGTCTATAGAATACGGCAGGAAGGATTTAGTGCTGAGACCGATTTGATGGACAGAAGTGTTAAAGCCCAGATGAAATATGCCGACAAACTAGGGGCGGTTTATTCTCTGGTTATCGGTGACAATGAAGTCGAGAGCAACAAGGCCGTTTTAAAAAATATGCTCACGGGAGAGACTAAGGATATAAGTCTGGATACTCTTATAGAGCGTTTGAAGATGTAA
- the hemZ gene encoding coproporphyrinogen dehydrogenase HemZ translates to MIYLKIEGHDYQYGIDDILKLFFRDETILPVQEDDINFRDGIFIKNAIERREIDGKIVFELSTSIRDSKGEVSSFSLDVTEIVKESKESREAEKVLKWEIKRQLYKALVQYTKEEMPWGMLTGIRPAKIVHEMLDKNFGKEQIMEQLKNYYYLSSKKASLVYDVALSEKAILDNTGPNMVSLYIGIPFCPTRCLYCSFTSNPIKKYEKMVESYIAALTREIRSVGEMLRDRDLKIQSIYIGGGTPTSIDVQYLGKLLEEIEKNFCFDFVQEYTLEAGRPDSITVEKLETIAKSKVNRISINPQTMKDETLLRIGRSHTSDDIIEAFKLARKFKFDNINMDIIAGLPGEKLDDFLFTLEEVKKLSPENITVHTMSIKRASRLNEERNNYSLTEGTEVARMVDAAYDIITGMGLIPYYLYRQKNILGNLENIGYAMPGTESIYNVQIMEERQTIFALGAGAVTKVVYPEENRIERIFNVKNVEEYVSRIDEMIQRKKDME, encoded by the coding sequence GTGATTTATTTAAAAATAGAAGGACATGATTATCAATATGGAATTGACGATATATTAAAGCTGTTTTTCAGAGATGAAACTATTTTGCCGGTTCAGGAGGATGACATAAACTTCCGGGATGGAATTTTTATTAAGAATGCCATTGAAAGAAGAGAAATTGACGGCAAAATTGTTTTTGAGCTCAGTACAAGCATTAGGGATTCTAAAGGAGAGGTAAGCAGTTTTTCCCTTGATGTAACCGAAATTGTGAAAGAGTCTAAGGAAAGCCGTGAAGCCGAAAAGGTTTTAAAATGGGAGATAAAACGGCAGCTTTATAAAGCTTTGGTTCAATATACCAAAGAAGAAATGCCCTGGGGAATGCTTACCGGAATAAGGCCTGCCAAGATAGTGCATGAGATGCTGGATAAAAATTTCGGCAAAGAGCAGATTATGGAACAGCTTAAAAACTATTATTATTTATCGTCAAAAAAAGCTTCCTTAGTTTACGATGTTGCACTGTCGGAAAAGGCTATTTTGGATAATACCGGGCCGAATATGGTAAGTCTGTATATTGGCATACCCTTTTGTCCCACCCGCTGTTTGTATTGTTCTTTTACTTCCAATCCCATAAAGAAATATGAGAAAATGGTGGAAAGCTACATTGCGGCGTTAACCAGGGAGATAAGAAGTGTTGGGGAAATGCTGAGGGACAGGGATTTAAAAATACAAAGCATTTATATTGGAGGGGGAACGCCTACTTCAATTGATGTCCAGTATTTGGGAAAGCTTTTGGAGGAGATTGAGAAAAATTTCTGTTTCGATTTTGTCCAGGAGTATACTTTGGAGGCAGGAAGGCCCGATTCCATAACAGTGGAGAAGCTTGAAACCATTGCTAAAAGCAAGGTGAACAGAATCAGTATCAATCCGCAGACCATGAAGGATGAAACCCTTTTGAGAATTGGGAGAAGTCATACCTCTGATGACATTATTGAAGCTTTTAAACTGGCAAGGAAGTTTAAGTTTGACAATATCAACATGGATATTATCGCAGGCTTGCCCGGAGAAAAGCTGGACGATTTTCTGTTTACTTTAGAGGAAGTTAAAAAATTATCTCCTGAGAATATTACGGTACACACTATGAGTATAAAAAGAGCATCGAGACTTAATGAAGAACGGAACAATTACAGCCTTACCGAAGGTACAGAGGTGGCAAGAATGGTGGATGCTGCCTATGATATTATAACCGGCATGGGCTTAATACCTTATTACTTGTACCGCCAGAAGAATATCCTGGGGAATCTCGAAAACATAGGTTATGCAATGCCGGGAACTGAAAGTATCTATAATGTGCAGATAATGGAAGAGAGGCAAACCATTTTTGCATTAGGTGCGGGAGCTGTAACCAAAGTGGTCTATCCTGAAGAAAACAGGATTGAAAGGATTTTTAATGTAAAAAATGTTGAGGAATATGTGTCAAGAATTGATGAGATGATACAAAGAAAAAAGGACATGGAGTAA
- a CDS encoding MBL fold metallo-hydrolase, with protein MDVKCFDKGIFDSNCYVVWEGGEGIVIDAGVPYEPIIKFINENNISIKYIILTHGHFDHVYYASKLKEETGAKILIHKDDNEMLPKPEWNGTEFFGDPVSFELADETVEDKDTITVANFKFEVIHTPGHTMGSICLKIENKLFSGDTLFRLSCGRTDLLGGNQEDLDNSFREKVLKLDDNTLVYPGHGDSTTIGFERFSNPYVKYLLKK; from the coding sequence ATGGATGTAAAGTGCTTTGACAAAGGAATTTTTGACTCGAACTGTTATGTTGTTTGGGAAGGCGGCGAAGGTATCGTTATAGACGCAGGAGTTCCCTATGAACCCATTATAAAGTTTATTAATGAGAATAATATCAGCATTAAATATATAATTCTTACCCATGGACATTTTGACCATGTTTATTATGCTTCTAAGCTCAAAGAGGAAACCGGTGCAAAGATATTGATACATAAGGATGACAATGAAATGCTGCCAAAACCTGAGTGGAACGGAACCGAGTTTTTCGGAGATCCGGTGTCCTTTGAATTAGCCGACGAAACGGTGGAAGACAAAGACACAATTACAGTGGCAAACTTTAAGTTTGAAGTAATTCATACACCGGGGCACACTATGGGAAGTATATGTCTTAAGATTGAAAATAAACTGTTCAGTGGTGATACTTTGTTCCGGTTAAGCTGTGGTCGTACTGACCTTCTTGGAGGAAATCAGGAGGATTTGGATAACTCATTCAGAGAAAAGGTTTTGAAGCTTGATGACAATACCTTAGTATATCCGGGGCATGGCGATTCCACGACTATTGGCTTTGAAAGGTTTAGCAATCCCTATGTGAAATATTTGCTGAAAAAATAA
- the dtd gene encoding D-aminoacyl-tRNA deacylase, with protein sequence MRAVVQRVTGSKVTVDGNVVGEIQKGLNVLLGIGQDDTDKDIEYVADKIVNLRIFEDSNNKMNLSLLDVKGELLVVSQFTLYGDCRKGKRPSFDKAARPEAAEAIYNKFLDYLKKYDIKVQTGKFQAMMMVEIQNDGPVTLLIDSKKEF encoded by the coding sequence ATGCGTGCAGTTGTTCAGCGGGTTACCGGTTCTAAGGTGACTGTTGACGGAAATGTGGTAGGAGAAATTCAAAAAGGTTTAAATGTGTTGTTGGGAATAGGCCAGGATGACACCGACAAGGATATTGAATATGTGGCCGATAAGATAGTAAATTTAAGGATTTTTGAGGACAGTAACAATAAAATGAATTTATCCCTGTTGGATGTAAAAGGAGAACTTTTGGTAGTATCGCAGTTTACATTATACGGCGACTGCAGAAAGGGAAAAAGGCCAAGCTTTGACAAGGCAGCAAGGCCCGAAGCTGCCGAGGCCATATACAATAAATTTTTGGATTATTTGAAAAAGTATGATATAAAGGTGCAGACGGGAAAATTCCAGGCAATGATGATGGTGGAAATACAAAATGACGGTCCTGTCACGCTGTTAATTGACAGCAAAAAAGAGTTTTAA
- a CDS encoding RelA/SpoT family protein has protein sequence MDDGYSRLIKKISKYNSNCDFELLEKAYQVSKEAHNGQQRVSGEPFIMHPMEVANILAELELDCTAIVAGILHDTIEDTTYTYEQLKEKFGEEVALLVDGVTKLGKIPYTTKEEQQAENLRKMFLAMSKDIRVILIKLADRLHNMRTLKYMSPEKQIEKAKETLEIYAPIAHRLGISKIKWELEDLSLRYLDPKGYYDLVDKIANKRREREAYIEKILATLKEKISELGIQVRLDGRPKHFYSIYRKMQQQNKTLDQIYDLFAFRVIVDTVKDCYAVLGLVHEIFKPMPGRFKDYIAMPKPNMYQSLHTTVIGPDGVPFEIQIRTWEMHRVAEVGIAAHWKYKEGKSGGGYENKLAWLRQLLDWQTDTRDPNEFMETLKIDLFTDEVFVFTPKGDVVSLAAGSTPIDFAYLIHSAIGNKMVGAKVNGKIVPIEYELKNGDIVEILTSSNVHGPSRDWLKIVKTSQARNKINQWFKKEKREENIIRGKEMLEKELKKQSLTFAQLFKPEWVDILLKKYTFSSMDDLYAAIGFGAMTPNKIISRLKEEYRKTLKAEELAQQVTEDASQQKLKHKRRTIPENGVIVKGIENCLVRISRCCNPVPGDEIIGYITRGRGVSVHRKDCPNVTNTIDGDTRLIEVEWYTANNVAYHAEITVLANDRTALLMDITNVIGEAKIPLKAINARTTKDQVAVMNLTIEITNTEQLEKIIKKIRRVEGVFEVTRNKQ, from the coding sequence ATGGATGATGGTTACAGCCGTCTTATAAAAAAAATAAGTAAATACAACAGCAATTGCGATTTTGAATTGCTGGAAAAAGCTTATCAGGTGTCAAAGGAAGCTCACAACGGTCAGCAGCGAGTTTCAGGGGAGCCTTTTATCATGCATCCCATGGAGGTTGCAAATATTCTGGCTGAACTGGAACTTGACTGTACTGCTATTGTTGCTGGTATTTTACATGACACAATTGAGGATACTACTTATACTTACGAACAGCTCAAAGAGAAGTTCGGAGAAGAAGTGGCATTGCTTGTAGACGGTGTAACCAAGCTTGGTAAGATTCCCTATACCACAAAAGAGGAACAGCAGGCGGAGAACTTAAGAAAAATGTTCCTTGCCATGTCCAAGGATATCAGGGTAATTCTCATTAAGCTGGCTGACAGGCTTCATAATATGAGAACCCTTAAATATATGTCTCCGGAAAAGCAGATTGAAAAAGCAAAGGAGACTTTGGAGATATATGCTCCCATTGCACACCGGCTTGGAATATCGAAAATAAAATGGGAACTGGAGGATTTGAGTCTCAGGTATCTGGATCCTAAAGGGTATTATGACCTTGTAGATAAAATCGCAAATAAGAGAAGGGAAAGAGAAGCGTATATTGAAAAAATCCTTGCAACGCTCAAGGAAAAAATTTCGGAGTTGGGTATACAGGTGCGTTTGGACGGAAGGCCAAAGCATTTCTACAGCATTTACAGAAAAATGCAGCAGCAGAACAAGACTTTGGACCAGATATACGATTTGTTTGCCTTCAGAGTTATAGTGGATACCGTAAAGGACTGTTATGCTGTATTAGGGCTTGTACATGAGATATTTAAGCCTATGCCGGGAAGGTTCAAGGATTACATTGCCATGCCCAAGCCCAATATGTATCAGTCACTGCACACTACGGTTATAGGGCCTGACGGTGTTCCCTTTGAAATTCAGATCAGGACCTGGGAAATGCACAGAGTAGCAGAAGTGGGAATCGCAGCCCATTGGAAATATAAAGAAGGTAAAAGCGGCGGCGGATATGAGAACAAATTGGCATGGTTAAGGCAGCTTTTGGATTGGCAGACCGATACCCGTGACCCCAATGAATTTATGGAAACATTGAAGATTGACTTGTTCACCGACGAAGTTTTCGTTTTCACTCCCAAAGGGGATGTAGTCAGTCTTGCTGCCGGTTCCACGCCCATAGATTTTGCCTATCTGATACACAGTGCCATCGGTAACAAGATGGTTGGGGCAAAGGTAAACGGTAAAATTGTTCCCATTGAGTATGAACTGAAAAACGGAGATATAGTTGAGATTCTGACTTCTTCAAATGTTCACGGACCAAGCCGTGACTGGCTGAAGATAGTAAAGACATCCCAGGCCAGAAATAAGATTAATCAATGGTTTAAGAAGGAAAAGAGAGAGGAAAACATAATCAGAGGTAAGGAAATGCTTGAAAAGGAACTCAAAAAGCAATCTCTTACCTTTGCTCAGTTATTTAAACCAGAATGGGTTGATATTCTGCTTAAGAAATATACTTTCAGCTCCATGGATGATCTATATGCAGCGATTGGTTTCGGTGCAATGACTCCAAATAAAATTATATCCAGGCTTAAGGAAGAGTACAGGAAAACTCTGAAAGCCGAGGAACTTGCACAACAGGTAACCGAAGATGCTTCTCAGCAAAAACTTAAACATAAAAGAAGGACTATTCCTGAAAATGGAGTTATTGTTAAAGGGATTGAAAACTGTCTTGTGAGAATATCAAGATGCTGTAATCCTGTTCCCGGTGACGAAATAATCGGTTATATAACCCGTGGAAGAGGAGTTTCGGTTCACAGGAAGGATTGTCCCAATGTAACAAATACTATAGACGGAGATACAAGACTTATAGAGGTTGAATGGTATACTGCAAATAATGTAGCTTACCACGCAGAGATAACGGTGCTTGCCAACGACAGAACTGCTTTGCTTATGGATATAACAAATGTTATAGGTGAGGCAAAAATTCCTCTTAAAGCTATAAACGCAAGAACTACAAAAGACCAGGTGGCAGTGATGAACCTTACAATAGAGATAACAAATACCGAGCAGCTTGAGAAGATTATCAAAAAAATCAGGAGAGTGGAAGGAGTATTTGAAGTTACAAGAAACAAGCAATAA
- a CDS encoding adenine phosphoribosyltransferase: MDLKSKLREVPDFPKEGINFIDITTVLQDAEALKQCIDQMTQEVKSFGDFDMIVGPESRGFIFGTPIAYTLGKGFAPIRKKGKLPYKTIGVEYELEYGTDTLEMHIDAIKKGDKVVIVDDLLATGGTTQSNIKLVEQLGGEVVGIVYFIELSFLNGREKLKGYEVKSIVQY; this comes from the coding sequence ATGGATTTAAAATCAAAGCTTAGAGAGGTGCCTGATTTTCCGAAAGAAGGTATAAATTTTATTGACATTACCACTGTGCTGCAGGATGCCGAGGCATTAAAGCAGTGCATAGATCAGATGACGCAAGAAGTAAAAAGCTTTGGAGATTTTGATATGATCGTCGGACCTGAATCAAGAGGCTTTATATTTGGAACGCCAATAGCCTATACCTTGGGAAAAGGTTTTGCACCGATAAGGAAGAAAGGAAAGCTTCCGTATAAAACCATAGGTGTGGAATATGAACTGGAATATGGCACAGATACATTGGAAATGCATATTGATGCTATAAAAAAGGGAGATAAAGTGGTCATAGTGGATGACCTTCTTGCCACAGGGGGCACTACACAATCCAATATCAAGCTGGTAGAGCAGCTTGGTGGAGAAGTAGTGGGGATTGTGTATTTTATTGAGCTTTCCTTCCTAAACGGCAGAGAAAAATTAAAAGGATACGAAGTTAAGTCTATTGTGCAATACTAA
- the recJ gene encoding single-stranded-DNA-specific exonuclease RecJ — protein sequence MNQSKQWIVSKIYEGSEQEKVHRISQQCKISPLLAKVFISRGIEEEEYIKMFLNPSMDDLYHPFLLRDMEKAVDRIVSAVKDRERIIIFGDYDVDGITSTSVLYNFLVKCGADVGYYIPDRLEEGYGLSMGAVRKVIDDGASLIITVDCGVTAFEEVEYIIDNNTDIIITDHHECKEELPKAYAVVNPCRHDCEYPFKELAGVGVAFKLVQALAIKMELKDPSPDYMDLVALGTVADVVPLVSENRIIVKYGLKKIENTLNKGLKALMEVSGVKDKEISSYTVGFVLAPRLNAAGRMGDATRAVKLLTTDDENEAAAISKELNEQNIYRQETEQEILSDVLSRIESSVDLKKEKVIVVWGEGWHHGIIGIVASRVVESFHRPCLLIAVEDGLGKGSGRSIEGFNLFEALTHCAGLLEKFGGHELAAGLTIKEENIEELKKSINEYADKLLKDSDLIPKIKIDVEVKKEDISLDSVRELDLLSPFGVGNPSPVFAYKNLVIEDIRTVGSDRHVKLKLKDSDSFIDAIGFNRGYLAEIYSKTDVIDTACSLEINSWNNTENVQLNIRDLKVSEDILVQNRFYYSLDKAVDFTCLYDENSADEFLENITKVENLQGFRRDFYEGRRTVILVNSINSLKSLTSALDGIKVRYCTAYNTSDSVDDGDVCILVNPKPEKFDAIPFNRVGIFGEWISKCYLYNIIKRIDLSKLFILDKICFKVDESDIIVERQDMAIVYRYLRNNFNGSGIIDDLFKFARSVSQSCGRNINYFKVKRILDTFEELNLLKKSERGKYGMEVSIIDTNGKKADLESSAIFQSFKAFKERIQAV from the coding sequence ATGAACCAAAGCAAACAATGGATTGTAAGCAAAATATACGAAGGAAGCGAACAGGAAAAAGTTCATAGGATATCGCAGCAATGCAAAATATCCCCGCTTCTTGCAAAAGTTTTTATAAGCAGGGGTATTGAAGAGGAAGAGTACATTAAGATGTTTTTAAATCCGTCAATGGATGATTTGTACCATCCTTTTCTGCTTAGGGATATGGAGAAGGCTGTTGACAGAATAGTAAGTGCTGTTAAAGACAGGGAAAGGATAATAATTTTCGGGGATTATGACGTTGACGGCATAACCAGTACGTCTGTTTTGTACAACTTTCTCGTAAAATGCGGGGCCGATGTGGGATATTATATACCTGACAGGCTGGAAGAGGGATATGGCTTGTCAATGGGGGCTGTCCGGAAGGTTATTGATGACGGAGCTTCTTTGATAATTACCGTTGATTGCGGCGTAACAGCCTTTGAAGAGGTTGAATATATAATTGACAATAATACGGATATAATTATTACCGACCATCATGAGTGCAAGGAAGAGCTGCCTAAAGCCTATGCTGTAGTAAATCCCTGCAGGCATGATTGTGAGTATCCTTTTAAGGAACTGGCCGGAGTGGGTGTGGCCTTTAAACTGGTACAAGCCCTGGCAATTAAAATGGAACTTAAAGACCCATCGCCGGATTATATGGATCTTGTGGCTTTGGGAACGGTTGCGGATGTTGTTCCGCTTGTAAGCGAGAACAGGATTATTGTAAAGTACGGCCTTAAAAAGATTGAAAATACTCTAAATAAAGGGCTTAAAGCTCTTATGGAGGTTTCGGGAGTCAAGGACAAGGAGATTTCGTCCTATACCGTTGGCTTTGTTCTGGCGCCAAGACTAAATGCTGCAGGAAGGATGGGAGATGCAACAAGAGCGGTAAAGCTATTGACTACCGACGATGAGAATGAGGCCGCTGCTATTTCAAAGGAATTGAATGAACAGAATATTTACCGCCAGGAAACTGAACAGGAGATACTTTCTGATGTATTGAGCAGGATAGAAAGCAGTGTTGATTTAAAGAAGGAAAAAGTTATAGTTGTCTGGGGCGAAGGATGGCATCACGGTATTATAGGTATTGTGGCCTCAAGAGTGGTTGAAAGTTTTCACCGTCCCTGCCTTTTGATAGCGGTGGAGGATGGACTGGGCAAAGGCTCGGGCAGAAGTATAGAGGGTTTTAACCTGTTTGAAGCACTGACCCACTGTGCAGGTCTGCTTGAGAAATTTGGAGGCCATGAGCTGGCAGCAGGACTTACAATTAAAGAAGAGAATATTGAAGAACTGAAAAAATCGATAAATGAATATGCCGATAAGCTATTGAAGGATTCGGATTTGATTCCGAAAATCAAGATTGATGTTGAGGTAAAAAAGGAAGATATTTCGTTGGACAGTGTAAGAGAACTGGATTTGCTTTCACCCTTTGGCGTGGGTAATCCAAGTCCGGTCTTTGCTTACAAAAACCTTGTGATTGAAGATATAAGGACAGTTGGCAGTGACAGGCATGTAAAGCTGAAGCTTAAGGATAGTGATAGCTTTATTGATGCTATAGGTTTTAACAGAGGTTATCTTGCTGAAATTTACAGTAAAACCGATGTTATCGATACGGCATGTTCTTTGGAGATTAATTCATGGAACAATACCGAAAACGTACAGCTTAATATAAGGGATTTAAAGGTCAGTGAGGATATACTTGTTCAAAACAGGTTTTACTATAGTTTGGACAAGGCTGTTGACTTTACCTGCCTTTATGATGAGAACAGTGCAGATGAGTTCCTTGAGAATATTACAAAAGTAGAGAATTTGCAAGGTTTTAGACGGGATTTTTATGAAGGCAGAAGAACAGTAATCCTTGTAAATTCAATAAACAGTCTGAAATCCCTTACCTCTGCTTTGGACGGCATAAAAGTCCGGTATTGTACAGCTTACAATACATCGGACAGTGTTGATGACGGGGATGTATGTATTTTGGTAAATCCAAAGCCCGAAAAGTTCGATGCCATACCTTTTAACAGGGTGGGTATATTCGGTGAGTGGATTTCAAAATGTTATCTTTATAATATAATTAAGAGGATTGACTTAAGCAAATTATTTATTTTGGATAAAATCTGTTTTAAGGTTGATGAAAGTGATATAATTGTGGAAAGACAAGATATGGCTATAGTTTACCGGTATTTAAGGAATAATTTTAATGGCAGCGGTATTATTGATGATTTGTTCAAATTTGCCCGTTCTGTTTCGCAAAGTTGCGGCAGAAATATTAACTACTTTAAAGTAAAAAGGATTCTTGACACCTTTGAAGAATTAAATTTATTAAAAAAATCGGAACGCGGCAAATACGGTATGGAAGTATCAATAATTGATACGAATGGGAAAAAAGCTGATCTTGAAAGTTCGGCTATTTTTCAAAGTTTTAAAGCTTTTAAGGAACGGATTCAGGCCGTTTAA
- the ddpX gene encoding D-alanyl-D-alanine dipeptidase produces the protein MKRIVSFILSAVFFISLVGCSSHRGTDGDVLAGNSEAVDEVKVQKSDDTDTVLQPVYNDDSDGKEAEETLQSFSSTYISNEVENETDDKADNDVTIGKEEKDTDSENKNAIGADVDSEKVKGDKAGQKEEGSKSTIKEENKGGAKVQKHDLVELIKLDDSFVIDIKYATEDNFAKKKIYSMPLCLIHKNTAQKLIAANNEFKTLGYRIKVFDAYRPYSVQQILWDAAEDKSYLANPKKGSKHNRGAAVDITLVDENGKELPMPSGYDEFSERAHIKYNQCDEQLIRNRELLGEIMVKHGFKRISTEWWHFDDTDALNYPLLDVSFEEFLQENQN, from the coding sequence ATGAAAAGAATTGTGAGTTTTATTCTTTCGGCTGTATTTTTTATAAGTTTGGTGGGCTGTTCCTCGCATAGAGGTACTGATGGGGACGTTTTGGCCGGAAATTCGGAGGCAGTTGATGAAGTCAAAGTCCAAAAGTCTGATGATACCGATACTGTTCTGCAGCCGGTATATAATGACGATTCAGACGGTAAAGAAGCTGAAGAAACTCTACAAAGTTTTAGCAGCACATATATAAGCAATGAAGTAGAAAATGAGACAGATGATAAAGCAGATAATGATGTAACTATTGGTAAAGAGGAAAAGGATACAGATTCGGAAAATAAAAATGCAATTGGTGCAGATGTTGACAGTGAAAAGGTAAAAGGTGATAAGGCAGGGCAGAAGGAAGAAGGCAGCAAAAGTACAATTAAAGAGGAGAATAAGGGTGGCGCAAAGGTTCAAAAGCATGACCTGGTTGAGCTTATTAAATTGGATGACTCCTTTGTTATTGATATAAAATATGCCACCGAGGATAATTTTGCAAAGAAGAAGATTTATTCAATGCCCCTTTGTCTTATACACAAGAATACAGCTCAAAAGCTCATTGCAGCCAATAATGAATTCAAGACCTTAGGCTACAGGATAAAAGTTTTTGATGCCTACAGGCCCTATTCCGTCCAACAGATTTTATGGGACGCAGCCGAGGACAAGTCCTATCTGGCAAATCCCAAAAAGGGGTCAAAACACAATAGGGGTGCGGCTGTGGATATTACTCTGGTAGATGAAAACGGTAAGGAACTTCCGATGCCATCCGGATACGATGAGTTTTCGGAACGGGCGCATATTAAATATAACCAGTGTGACGAGCAGTTGATAAGAAACCGTGAACTGCTGGGAGAAATAATGGTAAAGCATGGTTTTAAGCGAATCAGTACAGAGTGGTGGCATTTTGACGATACCGATGCCTTAAACTATCCCTTGTTGGATGTCTCTTTTGAGGAATTTTTACAGGAAAACCAAAATTGA
- the tnpA gene encoding IS200/IS605 family transposase — translation MANKEHSLARTKWMCKYHIVFTPKYRRKIIYNQYKQSIREIIKQLCKYKGVEIIEGHLMPDHIHMLVSIPPKMSVSSFMGYLKGKSALMIFDRHANLKYKFGNRHFWAEGYYVSTVGLNEATIKKYIQEQYKHDIMIDKLSVKEYEDPFKG, via the coding sequence ATGGCAAACAAAGAACACAGTTTAGCACGAACTAAATGGATGTGTAAATATCATATAGTATTTACACCTAAGTATAGACGAAAAATAATTTATAATCAATACAAACAAAGTATAAGGGAAATAATAAAACAACTATGCAAATATAAAGGAGTCGAGATAATAGAAGGACATTTGATGCCAGACCATATACATATGTTAGTAAGCATACCACCCAAAATGAGTGTATCAAGCTTTATGGGATACTTGAAAGGGAAAAGTGCACTTATGATATTTGATAGACATGCAAACTTAAAATATAAGTTTGGGAACAGACACTTTTGGGCGGAAGGATACTATGTAAGTACAGTAGGACTAAATGAAGCAACAATTAAGAAATACATACAAGAGCAATATAAACATGACATAATGATAGATAAGTTAAGTGTGAAAGAGTATGAAGACCCCTTTAAGGGGTAG